The sequence GACCTTCTGCAGGTATTTCAGGCCTGCCAGGATCTCGTGCTGGACCTTGAACTGCGCCTTCATGCGGAACGTAGCCCCCTCCTTGATGGTGAATGGCTTGTTCTCGAGCGCCTCGAGCGCACCAGGTGACTTCAGGTCGATGATGATGTCAGGGCGGCCCTCCACCTCGAGACCGAGCGAGTAGATGATGCACTTGCGGGGGTCGTTGGGGTCGGAGATGTCCTTGCCCTGACCGAGACCGAGGGAAGCTTTCCACTTGTTGAGCGCCTCATCGTCCTGGTCTGCAGCACGTCGTGTCAGCGATTGCGGTGCTGGGTGCGCTGGACGCACAATCTGGCGTCACCTACCCAGCTTCTGGTACTCATCGAGCGTCTTCTTCTCACCGACCTTGAAGCCCTCCGTCTGCTCTGCGTGCAGATCGTCGTTGTGGTCGGCCATGGCTGCTGTGTAACAACGGGTGGGGGTGTCTCGGTAGGCAACGGTGTGTTTCTGGAGAGCGTTGGATTTGTGGAGAGAGTCGAGTGCGTTGCTGGTGCTCGAGCGGCGAGCCTCGACCTGGTGGGGCATGCAGCATCATTCACCGCCAGTCAGGGTCCATTGGCTCAAGCCCCTGGCTGGAATACGACGCGGACCTATCCTCGTTTCACATGTCGGCCTTGTTTGCACCGGCTCTCTGCTGCTCGTTGAAATCAACATCAGTGCGAAAGAATGTCTTCAGATGGGCAAGGCAAGCTTCATCGTGCTGTTGAGAAGAACGTGACATTCCATGCTCAGGCCCAGGAGCACCCCACGTGTTCCATCGTCCAGTCAAAGAACCCTTGCAAACAGCCCAATCCATGTGACATGCACCTTCAGGTTGCACAGTACACACTACGCACGCTGTGCCGACGTTCATGCTGCAAGACACAGAACAGCGGCTAGCCTCGACTGCTTTTGCCCTAAATAATACTGGGTTCTTGGTTCTTGCGAGAACACCGGTGAGCAGTACATGGGACGCTCCACACGGTGAAAGGTTCCCGTCCACGCCTCTGCTCTCAGTTTCACATTCTGCTACACCGTTCAGAAAGTCGCAGAGCATGGCTGGCGCTGTGGTCTCTGTAGCTTGTTGTTTACACGCCAGCGCGCGCTACTAGCATTGGTAGCGGTGGTATGGTGTCTTGGAGCTTCTGCGACAGTTCCAGAAGGACAGAGAGGCTCAGGACTGAGCGGCTGGCCTCTTCGCAATCCTAGGGTCGGAGACTTCGGCAGAGCTTGTTGCAGGGAAACGGAATCTTTGCAGAGAACAGCTACGCACAGGGCGAGCAGCGATAGTTTTGCTGCTTTGCAAAGCCAAACGCGCGAGTCGTCTGATTGGCGACGGCTACTCACCGTGTCATCGACAACAGCACTGATTCGGCGATGGACTGCGTTTCGAGCTCCCAGTGTCCAATCGGCATGGCTAGAGCAATTGCAATGCTCGAAATGGGCAGCCAGGACATTTCTACGAACGCGATGAGGTATGGTCCGGGGAATCCAGCCACCGTGGACTAGCGCGCATCGCAGGGACACCTCGTTCGCTCCTTCCTCCTACTTTCTCCCACCCGCGTCGGAAATCCCTCCAGCACAAGCAATAACGTCAACGCGCGCGCAGCTTCACTTCACCTTCACCAGGTCGCGCCCAAGCTTTCTTCACCCGTGCCACTTGATTGTGCCTCAGTCTTGGTTACTTCGCGTCAGCGACAAGCTCTTCTTCCGCGGTTCGCGCGCACGTTACGTCGTCCTCACGCTACAGCTTTCACCGCGACCACGCCGCGCTGCGCGCCTCGCTTCCAACTCTACGCTACCCGTGCCACCCTTCATACCCACGACCATGACTTCAACGCGTCCGCTTCCCGAGCGCATGAACCCGCTCCTCGAGCCGACCGATAGCACGGCCAGTATGTACACAGGCGCATCGCACCCATTGCGCGACAGAAGCTAACAGCGCCTTGCAGTCGAGATCCTCATTGAGAGGCGCCGCCTGGGCCAGACGAATCTCGGAACCAAGACTGGCGCCACCGGCCTGACGAGCGCAACAAAGCCGCAGAACAGCGGCATGTTCGACTACGCGCATCTGCGCGTGCCGCTCCCCAAGGACCTCTCGGGCTCGGAAATCTTCATGCCCGGCCCCAGCGGATACCCAGTATCCTACTTCTTAATGGTACGAGGATGATTTACCGACGTAGCGCAAGCGTTGGACTAACAGGATGGGCAGCGACGCAGCAGCGATGGCTACATCAGCGCGACCGGAATGTTCAAGGCTGCATTCCCCTGGGCTACGCTCGCTGAGGAAGAGACCGAGCGCCGCTACCAGAAGACGTTCCCCTCGGCAGGCCCTGATGAGGTCGCCGGCAGCGTCTGGATCGCGCCAGAGGAGGGTGAGTGGCTATCCCGCGAACGCCGCCCTCAAACAAGCGCGCATCGCTAATTTCCCTTTCTTGCAGCACTCTCACTAGCTGACGAGTACTCGATGCGCCACTGGCTCCTGGCATTGCTCGACAACGAGCCAATCGAGAAGGGCGCAAAGGATAAGCACAGTGTGCACGTCCAGGCGCCTCCCAAGTTCGATCTGCGAAAAGCCCAAAACGTGAAGCTCCCACCGCACACCGCGGTCCGCTCGACCCGCGCACGATCCACGAGGAGTGTTTCGCCCAGCAAGTTGGCTACGCCGAGCCGCAAGATGGCAACCCCTCGCAAGTCACGCGCCACCCGCGGTCGTTCCGAGGCCATGAGGGCCGAGGAGATCTTCCAGAGCACCGCGACCGAGTCGCCATCGTCTGCTTTGGTATCAAATGGCTTCAAACAGTCAGACTCGGTTGCTTCGGCAGTAAATGGCGACGTCAAGGAGGCGCAGGAAGGCGAGGTCAAGTCGGAGACGGTGCGCATTGAGGTCAAGGAGACAGTCGAGCAGAAGGGCGATTCCGAAGTCACAACGACAAACGTCCAGATCGACGTGCCAGCGTCACACCCGGAGCTCCGCGAGCCCGAGGATCCCACCAAGATGATTGAGGAGGCCAAGCGCATGGTCGAAGAGGCACGAGAGCTGGACGCTGGCGCATCGAGCGCGCCCCAGTCGTCGAAGCGAAAGGTGGAGGAGGTTCTCGATGCCGAGGACCTTGAGCTCGAGCGACCTGCCAAGCTTACCAAGAAGCTGTACACCACAGAGCAGAAGCTCACAAAGGAAAAGGTCACAAGAAGAGCACTTGTCGGGCTTACCGTCATGGCAGCGCTTGGGTAAGCACACGTACAAACGACGACTGCAAAACACGAGCTAACGTTTCCCAGCACGGCTATCCAGTACTTTGCGGTATAGTCGCGATGCGCAGCGCATCTCCTTTCTTCTCTGACGGTCggctctctctctctctctgtctGCATTACTAGTGTTGGATCATTCAGTATTCTCCCACAGAATCTCTCGTCTACTGTTcgacccccccccccccttccCCCCTTTCCATCGACCTCCGATCTACCTGGTTGCAGATAAGCTCGAGTTTCCCCGATGTTCTGTTTATTTTTGGCGTTTGCATGTCTGTCTGTATGGGTTGGGCGGTTGCACGCTCGTTTTCTGTACAGGTGTGGGCCGGTGGGCGACCCCCGTGGATCGGAGATGGAGTAGTGTACGTTAATCGAAATTTCTCTCGCCATCCGCTTGTTTGGTCAGGAGCGGCATGCATAGCAACCCCCCACACCGCTCTAGCATTCGGTGGGGAAACATGCATGCATGATGAGATGCCGCCCCGTGTGTGTTTTACATTCTTAGAGCACagtctatatatatatacacAGGTTCCACCGGCGTGCCGTGCCAGGCAAACATGCACACAGGCCCATACGGCGTGTCGTGCATCGCTCAATCATCCCAAACGGCCTTCTTGCGCGCCTCCCTCTCCTCCCCCTCGCGCCTCTCGCGCTCGCGCTCCTCAGCCCGCCGCTTCCTCTCCTGATCCCGCACCGCGCGGTCAAACTCGCGCTCCTCGTCTGTCCGCCGCGGGGCCCGCACGCCCAGCGCGCCGGCTATCAGTCGCCCGGCCACGGCTGTCGTCTTCTCTGGCCGCTTGTCCAGACTCCCCCCGCCCACGCCGCTGTCGCCGCGGCTGCGGTTTGCGCCGAGAGGCGTGTTTTCCGGAAAGTCAAAGGGCACGGGCGAGGCGGGTGTTGGCGGTGGGGGGTGGGGAGGTTGCGCTGTGTTGTCGTCGTgcgtgctggtgctggtgctggtgctggtgctggtgctggtgctggaggGAGCAGGAGCGGTGGATTCTGTCTCCGTGTCCGAGCCGGACGACTCGAGATCCCAGCTGTCGGCCACCGGCTTGGATTTCGGCTTGTGCAGCGGCTTTTGCGGGACCGTGGTGCTGAGCTTCAGGTGGGACAGTGTGGTTGCGATTTCTGTGCGGGCTTTGTTGGTGGTGTGATACTGGACTGTCTGCTGCGAGTACTTACCTGTCTCGCTGGGGGTTTTGCGGACGGCGGCCATGTTTGCGAGGGTTGGCGTGTTGGCGTGAAGCGTCGTGTGCAGCAAGCAATTTATATTCGATTTACAGCTCGGGGGTTTTGCGGGGAAGGGGTCCGTCTCGGTCTCGGTTGTGGGGACGGTAGCGTTGAGGATTCAGCCCCAGGTATCACAAGTGAGATATTCAAATCAATTGAAGAAGGGCAGCGAGTGTTTTTGTATCCCTGAGCAAGAAGCAAGGAAGAGGCAGTGTGCTAGGCCGCATGCACATTTGCAGCTGGATGTGAAACGGCCTCTGCCCACGACGACATCCCGAGCAACCCGCGCAGGCATCTCGTTCTCGCTCGTGTCCCCCTGTGCACGCATAGAAATTGTGGGAAGAGGTGCGCGTCATCCCAAGCGTCGCCTGTCGTCTAAAAACGTCAGATCGATGCCGCTTGCTGCCAGGGTCCCGCTGTTTCCGATACTCTCCGCGGCCTTCTAGACTGTGGCTCCGAGTGAATTTAGAACACTTGGCGGTCTGGTTGCTGCATTGGGACGGCGGTGGGTGAGGCGCATTGCAAATAGGGCAGAAGACCAGGGCGCGTTGCGCGTTCCTGCATCACCAGGGTGGGCCAGGTCGGTGGAGGGAAGATGCGTTGGCGGGCGATTAGTTTGTGTGGTTCGAACTTCTGTGTGGTTCGAGAACTTCTGTGCTGTCGACGCCGTGCACGTCAGGTCCATGATGAGGGGCTGTGCAGCCTAGGGCTCATCAGCAAGACTGCCACTTCGTCATTTTCATCGCGAGGAGCTCGACGATGCTCAAACGACAAGACCGGCAATGCTGTCTGCATCAAACGTCGTGCTTCAATGCACATGAGCAGTATGAAGCCTGAGGCCACTCTGAATGGCGTCGACTATGAGGGGCCACACGGCCGGTTACATGCATGCAAGTAGCCGTCGGCTATGCTCAGAGCTCTACCTCCGGCCCAAAACTACAACTCTCCCTCAAAGTCCTTGAAGCGTTGTAACAAGGCCTTGGAAGCTCAATTGAGCGTCGTGACATACACACGAGCTGTACTGCTGTCCCAAGACGCCTGTCTGCTTCTCGGTTTTCCTGCCATCTTTCTCGGCCATCGCTGGAAGCTCGAGACTGCGTCATGATCTCTCGACACACAAGCTGCCTGAGCAGCAAAGCGCTGAGCTCACAATGCCTCAGCCGCCGCGTCCCTTGGGCTGCTTTCTCCACGACATCTGCACGCAATGGCTACGATGACACCATTCAGAATCTCAAGATCGGCTCCCATACCCGCGTCATGTTCCAGGGTTTCACAGGCAAGCTCGCTACAGCCAATGCAAAAGAGTCCATGGAGTGGGGCACCAACGTCGTTGGTGGTGTGAAGCCTGGAGGCTCGGGTGAGCACCTCGGACTTCCAGTGCTCCCTTCTGTGCGGAAGGCTATGGAGGAGCTGAAGCCAGATGCGACGGGCATCTATGTCGCAGCACACCAGGCTCCGGCTGCTATCGAGGAAGCCATCGAGGCTGAAGTGCCGCTCATTGTTGCTGTCGCTGAACACATCCCGGTCCACGATGTCATGAGGGTAGGCAAACAAGACATCGGTTCAAGGTATGTGCTAAGTCGCGCCAGATACACTCCATGCTGAAGTCGCAATCCAAATCGCGATTGGTCGGTGCAAACGCACCAGGCATAATATCAGCAATCGGTCGGTGCAGAATAGGATTCCAGCCTCTGCCTACCTTTTCGCCAGGGCACATCGGTGTCATAGCGAAGTCAGGTACACTCTCATACGAGACTGTAGGCTCCCTTACAAGAGCTGGCCTGGGTCAGAGTCTGTGCATTGGCATGGGTGGCGACGTCATTGCAGGGACGAACTTTGTGGATGTATTGAAAGTCTTCGAGACGGACGATGATACCCAAGCAATCATTCTTGTTGGTGAGCTTGGTGGCACCAACGAAGAAGAGGCTGCGGACTGGATCAAGGATTACAACAAGCGTGTTTTCAACCCCAAGCCGATCGCTGCTTGCATTGGTGGCTTCCAAGCGAAACCTGGCAAAGTCACTGGTCACGCTGGAGCGTGGACTGGTCTTGGAGAGGGCACATCGGAAGTCAAGTACAGGGCTCTCGAGGCCGCTGGTGTCACCATGGTCGACCACCCAGCCAAGTTTGGAGGTGTGATGAAAGACATTCTTTCAAAATCCGGTCGCAGCGTGAGGAAGATTGTAAGTAGTCAGCCACGGCTCTGCACACAGTCGTACTGACAAAGAACCAGGAGCAATCAGCAGCCCAAGCACGTCGAGGGTACCACACATCGGCACGGCGACCAGTTCTTGACTCAGCACAATCACCTGCTTTGCAACAGAAACGCCCACTGCACCTTTCGGCCGATCAAAACGTCAAAATCCTCAAGAAGTACAACATCGACGTAGTGTCGAACCCAGATGATCAACAATCGAGTCACTACATTGGCATATCACCACACCGCGTCAACCGCTCCCCATCCATCATCGCCGCTCCCACAGCAAATCCAGATCAACTACACCAGCGAGTGCGGAGATTTCCGTTCGACTATCGAAAAGGGCCATCTCCCCAAGCCATCAACGAAGCAATGGCATGGCTTCAACTCGACGCCGCACCACCCAAAGCCAAAGCGCAGACGGCCGAGCTCATCTCGAACCTATGGAAGCTGTACACCGAGAAAGAAGCCATTGACGCTCACGTCGCCCTCTCCCTCAATCCAACCAAAGACGAGATCCAAGTCTACAGCCCGTACCTATTCTTCGACGACGCCGCCTACCGCTCCAACAAACGACAAGCCGACCTCCACGAGCAGCGCGACAAGCTCTCCCAAACCGAGCTAGAAGCCGAAGAAAACGGCATTGTCTACATCCCGCTTGACACGCCGCAGCCAGACAGCCGCCTACAAGCGAGCACCCAAACACCCCCCCAATCCTCGAGCCTAACCCCAGGCGAACCGCGCAATCTAGTCGGCACCCTCGTCAACGGCGCAGGACTCGCCATGAACACAAACGACGTGCTGCACCTGCGCCTCTCCTTGCCCCCCTACTCAACCGCGAATGCAAACTTCCTCGACACAGGCGGCAAAGCGACGTCGCAGACGATCAAGACGTCGTTCAAGCTGATCCTGTCCGATCCGCGCGTTTCCGTCGTCTTCGTCAACATCTTCGGCGGGCTGACGCTGGCGGATATGATTGCCGAGGGCATCATCCTTGCGTTCAAGGAGGTGGGCGTCGATAAGCCGGTTGTGGTGAGGTTGAGGGGCACGAATGAGGACAAGGGGCGCAAGGTGCTCGAGGCTGCTCATCTGCCCATCCATGCGTTTGACGATTTCGAGGAGGCGGTCAAGAAGGTTGGGGAGCTGGCTAATGGAGGGACGTGAGGCTGTTGGGGTTGAGGTCGTGCATTGGCGCGCGTTGATGATGTAGATGCTAGTATGCGCTTGCAATCAGAATACATGTGTTGCAGACGAGGCGCTCTGTTTGCTGCTTCTGAATGGCCACGTCCTGGACATGCGTGATCCAGGTGGGAGGCCAGGCCTGTTCGCACCAAAAGGACTTGGCAAGTCGTTCACGGCGGTGTGCAAGGGAGCTTGGGCTGGACATAAGTAAATCGATACTGCGGCATCTGAGGTTTGTTCGAGGACTATATGCAAGCACGATCGGCGTCGCTCCACGCGAGCCTAATGATCCCATAACGCCAAGTCCCGAATCGTTCAGGTCATAACTAAGAAGCCATCTGAGTACCACCTTCGCCGGCGCTAAAAACATTATCTTCGCCAAAGTCTCCAAGCCACATGATTGTATGTGGTGTCGAACGTAGGTCGGCGAGGATGGGTGGCTGCGCTTGGGTAGTGTGGTGTTAGCTAGCTCGTTGCGTTAACGGCGTCAACGACTACCAGCTGCCACCAATCTGCTCCTGATGCACCTCAAGGGTGTCACCGTCCTGCATGTCAAGCTGCCCTGGCGTTAGCTTTGATTTTCGATGGACGTGCAGCCCTAGGTGGATTCTCTAAGCCGCTGCGACCGAAGGTACGTACTGTGTCCGGGTTGTCCGTCGGCCCAACACGCGTGCCCTCGAACAAGAATCGCACACTCGAGATGTTCTTGCCCTGGCGATCGCAGAAAGCATTCATGAGCTTGCCGAGCTGGGTTGTACGCTTGATCTTGAAGAAGACCTCATTGTTGTTGTCGGTGACCTTGATGTTGAGGTGCTCAGACGGGCCAGCATCCTCAGGCTTCTGCGCGGGTGAACCGTTGTCAGACATGATGATTGTGCGCGGGCGTGATGTGAGTGGAATGGAGCGCGAGCGTGCGGTGGTTGGCGGGTTTCGAGCGGCGCAATGCTATTTCAGGTGCGTCAGTGGGCGTTCGAAGCGGCAGAAGTGGAGAGAAAGGTTGTCGAGCGGCGGGGAACTACCTTTATATGTCACGGAGGTAACCGTATGACCGACAGCAGGTTCCAAGATGCGTCAGGTGATAAAAAAAAACTTGGTGAATGTGCGCAGACGCGTCAAGCTGCTGCAGAGTACCGGTGGCGAAATCGTTTCAGCAAGAGAGACTGGGACGAGCGAGCTGCTGTCACGAAGAAGTGAGGTGGGCGACGAATAGTGGGGCGCCTTCCACAAGCGCTAGCCATTCTGACCAACCGAAGTCACCCTCACCTTCACTCTCAGCTTTCCTGCCTGAAGAGCGTTGAAATACAGTAATACAAGGTTGATTCTGAACGCTTCGACTTGTATACGTCGCGACCGAGAGTACTGGATCGTTCAAAGACGTACCATTCAGGCAATTCATCATGGTATGGTTATGATGTCACTCAACGCTATGTCTTCATCAAAACTCACCGTTGGAACAGGGAGAGATTGAGAAGGACTTGAAACAGGATCCGCCGTGTCATTCAAGAGCATGCGCCATTCAAAGTGCGTTGTCGCTTCTCTTCTGAGGATTCTCTAACTAAACGAACAGATTGCATACAGAAGAACAACTTTGATGAAGGAAAATGTCGAAAAGAGGTACGCGCCACGGCACCCTTTCTTGTTGCGAAAAACGCAGATTCTTTAAGAGCCTCAGTGCATACACCATAACCGGTCTTTCGTTACTTGCGAATCTGTAGGATGTGCTGATATATAGCAGGTCGATGCTCTGTACGAGTGCTGCAATGCCTTTTACAAAGTGAGAGGCGACGACGCAAGATGTGTTACATGCCCAAAACCTGATCTGTTAAGGTATGTTTGTCACAAAAGCAATACAGCAATATACTGACTATCTCTCCTACGGATAGAATCAAGATGAAGCAGCGCGCCCAAGGTATATCATAGCCCTTCATGACCAGGATAAAGCGTAAAGCAACAGAGCGTTGCATTGGATAGACGAATAATGTATCAACATGTGTAGTATAGCACAGCAGAATTTATACAATTTCTGCCACGCAGTCTCTTACGAGACCCAACTCACGCTGCAGGAAAGCTGGATGCCAGTGCGCGGTCCTCGATTCTCGGAGGCGGTCAAAGCAAATTCGCTTGAATATTGGGAGCTGATGAGCAGACAGATGAGTACAGTGTGCTTTGCCCACATCAGACGGTTGTCTCAGAACCGCTGAAGACCTCCAAGCTCTTTCATCAAGGCAAGAACCGACATTGAAAGCTTGCGGCAATACGCTTCCGCTTTCAAAAAGCCGACAGAAGGCGTAATAGGATGTCATACCTCCCTTTTCTTATCCACCACTCCGCGAGGAAGGTCGGTGGGTTCACTGGGAAGCATATTTTCTCTAAGACTATCCCGAGCACCCAACGATAATTGAATAAGCGTTGAGCGACTCTATGAAGGGAAGTCTATGTTAAAAACATTGATAGAGAGCAAAAAGCCGGACGAGTTGCAGATTTTTGTAGTCGCGTTAGCGCGCCAAGCAGAAACGCGGCGCTCGGGCGTTAACCTCACTGGAAACATGGAGCAACGCGACTGTTTTGTGCATCTTCGATTGCAGCTTCAACCACAGCCAGCGCTTTTGAGCGCCCGAAATCGAACCTGCTTTTGCCCCTGCCGGTGCTAATTCAGTCCATGTGAAGAACGACATAGCGAGTTCATCCATCTCCCGCCATGGCTCCCTTTTCTTTCGCGCGTCAGGCGCAACCTGCAGCTCAGGTACGTATTCAAGCTTCGAGCTCTTTGCATTACTGCAGGGCCACTTCTAATGAAGTACGACTCGCAGTCCAACGGCACCGCTTCGTCTCTGTTCGGCAACCCACGCGCGGCCAACGGCGCATCTCCCAGCGATCCTCTCCAACCTTTGCGCGCAATGGCCGACCGTGTAGGCAAAGAGGTGGAAAAGTTCGCGGAGCGAGTTGATCACTGGCACACATACGGAAAGGATAACGCCGCTATCAAACACCAGGCAACGGTCAAGATGGTGGGACACTTCAGGGACGTCGCAGAATCGCAAGTAAACGAATTGAAGCGCACCAGTGGTGCAGAGAACCAGGGCGCGTTGAACAAGAGTACACGACGTCGCGTACAAAACATGGGAGAAGGTTCAGTTCAGGGTTCGTTTGCACAATCTTTCCAATCGATTGTGCCATCCGTCGAATCTAGCACCCCGCTCGATTCTGCAAGCGTACAGGAGCTGCGACAATGGCAGGCTGAGCTGGCGACATGGGACCTCCTCTGCATCATCATCGATCACTACCACCCTGAACCCGGCAAAGACGTTGAAGCAGCGAAGCGAGCGCAACTGGAGACGGCTGGCGGCGACAAGCGTTACAGTCCAAACAGCGAGATCTGGGATAGGTTTCTGTTAGAAGACGACCAGGCAAAGGAGAAGGATCTCATTCTGCGTTGGCTTGAGCAGACCGCTCAAGACAGCGAGAGCGATATCGAGTCGATCACTGCGGTGCTGGAAGAAAAGTCTGGCAAGGGCGCAAACACTTGGACAAGCGGATGGCTGGACACCAAATCCAGAATCAAGCAGGCGAAGCGCATGGAGGGCTCAGACCAACCTTTGAAGCCCGAGTCCACAAACCTGAAGACTGCGGATCGATCACAACAGCTGGTGACGCAGCTGGACCCTGACGCGCCGTCGCGGCAGAAGCGCGTGCTCGAGAGGTCGGACGAATTTTACGAGAAAGCTCTCTGGTTGGTTTGCTACGAGATGATGCGTCGTGGTGTTCCGTGGAAGGAGATCTGCGAGTGGGCACTGGAGAGGAACGAGGCGTGGCGCGGTGTGAGCATAGGCGCAGCATACGAGTCGTACACCCCTGGCAGCCCGAACGTCGCTGGCGAGACAGTCGGATACCTGTTCCGACGAATGTGTTTCTATGCCGCGCAAGGCACCCGACTACCGTACGAGGGCGCTGTGTATGGCCTGCTGAGCGGAGATGTGGACAAAGTCCGGGAAGTTGCTCGTACCTGGGACGATCACCTATACGCACACTACAACGCCCTGCTACTGTCTCGATTTGACTCCTACCTGCAACGACAGCATCCGAGCCGAGTGACGCAGAGCCTGAGCCAAAGGTTTGTGTTCCACGATGCCGTTGCCAACATTGGGAATTGGTCCAACTCTCCCAGGGCGGTCATCAGCGCCTTGAAGCAGCACAAAGCCTCGTCAACGCTGGCAACCGCACCAGTCAAGCTTATCCAGGGCGCCTTGATCGGTCGAACATTGGAGGAGCTTGTCCATATGGTCGGCATCGCACTGGCCGACATGCTGCAGGACGATGAACGAGCTGGCAACCTCATGGTCCACCCCGACTCGCCGGAGAGTGGTCGAGGGCCAAAACCGGCGTCTGGACAGCGAGCCGTTGCAGTGGATGGATGCTACCAGACGCTTGCTGGGGATCCACACGCTTTCCGCATCCTGGTACACGTTCTCATCGCAGTCCGAGGAGGTATGGGCCTGCTGAAGACGGAAAATCTGCCCCAAAGGCTGGCCATGGATAACGTGATCGCTGGCTATATCGAGCTCCTGCGCCTTAGCAAGCGCATCCAGTTGATTCCCCTCTATGCAGCGCAACTACCGGAAGCACGGCAATACTACTGTCTGGCACGGGTGCTTCCTGACATCAAGAACCGCGACGAGCAACAGAACTGCATAGCTCTGCTGGAGTCGTACGGAGTCGACACGGTCGAGGTGGTTTCTCAAAGTTTCACGCTTGCCTTCAACCATAGTGGCTTCATCCACTTTGACGAGGAAGGAAGCTCTGTGATTACGCAGCCCATCAAGCGCTTCCCGATGCTTCAGCCGACAGACGCGACGGATCAGAAGCAGAGGCTTCTGTGGCCGGGCGTACGGATCAGGCCCGAGTTTGACGGGCGTGAGCTGGAGTCCAAGGACGAGGGCATCATCGACGCAGTTTATTGGTACAACTATCTCAGTaccgaggacgaggagaCATTCGAGCACCTGAAGAACGCACTGACGATTTTCCTCCGTACGTATACTGTGCGTGGCGATGAAGGCTTGTGCTAATGAGGATAGTCAACGGCCGCCTCGGCGCTGCGGAGAAGATGGTCGAGGAGGTCAATGTCGAGTCGCTCTCTCTGTCACGGACTGAGGCACTCTGCGGATATCCCTTTGACTTCAACGCGGACGGCGCCGAAGTGCAAGACGAGCGCCTGTTGCACGCCCATCGCGAGACGCTGTCGCGCGAAGCTCGAAGCAGACTGCCCGTAGCGCGACTGCCTGATGCTGAGCAGCATGCGCAGATTGTGTACCGCCTGCGGGAGCGCAGCGCACCCTACTACGACCTGCAGCAGATAGTGCGCATCGTCGCCATGTTCCGGGCGTGGCGTATAGAGGAGCAGAAGCTCATCAAGTAGGTTTtcaaaagaaaagaaagaaaaaaggGAAAAAAATAAATTCGCTAACGCCTCGCAGCACGCGCAACCAAGCCAAGGTGAACACGAAGGAAATCAAAGAAATCCTCGACAACATGACCAACGTCTTCGACAACCTGATTCCGTCGCTGGGCGAGACCCATGCAGCCGACACGCGGGACACGATGGACCTGAAGCGGGCGTACGTACCGGAGATGATGATCACGTACCTGTCGGTGCTGCAGTCGGCGTCGTTCCTGCTGAACCGCGAGACGGCGCTCAAAGCGATGGAAGTGGCGACGCTCGTCGCGGACCCGGGCAGCGCGTGGCTGCAGTCGCTGTTCCTGGAGACGGGGCGCATGAGCGAGCTGGTGGCGACGCTGGCGCAGGTGAGCAAGGCGATGCTGCATCTGAATGAGCACGAGGGCAGGAAGAAGGAGACGAAGAAGCGCGGG is a genomic window of Ascochyta rabiei chromosome 16, complete sequence containing:
- a CDS encoding rho GDP dissociation inhibitor, whose protein sequence is MADHNDDLHAEQTEGFKVGEKKTLDEYQKLDQDDEALNKWKASLGLGQGKDISDPNDPRKCIIYSLGLEVEGRPDIIIDLKSPGALEALENKPFTIKEGATFRMKAQFKVQHEILAGLKYLQKVTRMGVSNKMQEMMGSYGPSTEEKPVYEKKFEPETAPSGMLGRGHYTALSKFVDDDNQVHLQFKWSFDIKKDWK
- a CDS encoding SUMO protein smt3; the protein is MSDNGSPAQKPEDAGPSEHLNIKVTDNNNEVFFKIKRTTQLGKLMNAFCDRQGKNISSVRFLFEGTRVGPTDNPDTLDMQDGDTLEVHQEQIGGSW
- a CDS encoding Nucleoporin nup84: MAPFSFARQAQPAAQSNGTASSLFGNPRAANGASPSDPLQPLRAMADRVGKEVEKFAERVDHWHTYGKDNAAIKHQATVKMVGHFRDVAESQVNELKRTSGAENQGALNKSTRRRVQNMGEGSVQGSFAQSFQSIVPSVESSTPLDSASVQELRQWQAELATWDLLCIIIDHYHPEPGKDVEAAKRAQLETAGGDKRYSPNSEIWDRFLLEDDQAKEKDLILRWLEQTAQDSESDIESITAVLEEKSGKGANTWTSGWLDTKSRIKQAKRMEGSDQPLKPESTNLKTADRSQQLVTQLDPDAPSRQKRVLERSDEFYEKALWLVCYEMMRRGVPWKEICEWALERNEAWRGVSIGAAYESYTPGSPNVAGETVGYLFRRMCFYAAQGTRLPYEGAVYGLLSGDVDKVREVARTWDDHLYAHYNALLLSRFDSYLQRQHPSRVTQSLSQRFVFHDAVANIGNWSNSPRAVISALKQHKASSTLATAPVKLIQGALIGRTLEELVHMVGIALADMLQDDERAGNLMVHPDSPESGRGPKPASGQRAVAVDGCYQTLAGDPHAFRILVHVLIAVRGGMGLLKTENLPQRLAMDNVIAGYIELLRLSKRIQLIPLYAAQLPEARQYYCLARVLPDIKNRDEQQNCIALLESYGVDTVEVVSQSFTLAFNHSGFIHFDEEGSSVITQPIKRFPMLQPTDATDQKQRLLWPGVRIRPEFDGRELESKDEGIIDAVYWYNYLSTEDEETFEHLKNALTIFLLNGRLGAAEKMVEEVNVESLSLSRTEALCGYPFDFNADGAEVQDERLLHAHRETLSREARSRLPVARLPDAEQHAQIVYRLRERSAPYYDLQQIVRIVAMFRAWRIEEQKLIK
- a CDS encoding Cx9C motif-containing protein 4, mitochondrial, whose protein sequence is MGEIEKDLKQDPPCHSRACAIQNCIQKNNFDEGKCRKEVDALYECCNAFYKVRGDDARCVTCPKPDLLRIKMKQRAQGIS